TGGACAGGGCGTATTGACATTGGTCAGTCGTGGAATGGTGGCAAAATGGTTCAGTACCCATCGAGGGCTTGCAACCGGTTTGATGGGAATCACCACCTCTTTCACGTTTTCCTATGCACCACAACCACTGCAACATTTGATTAATCAATATGGATGGAAATCATCGCTGGGAATACTTTCAGCACTACTCATGTTCCTATTCCTCCCCTTTATCCTCACATTCTTTAGGAGCGATCCTGAATCATGTGGTCTGGAAATGGAGCGTGGGTTACCAAAGCCAAAGAAGAATCGTTCAGCGCGTAGTGAGGATGCCCACATTGAACTGGATCTCAAGGATGCAAGAAGGCATGCCGCATATTGGGTTATCCTCCTCTCCCTGGGATACTGGTCCCTGTTTAATACTGCATTCACTTTCCACATCGTATCCATCTATGGGGAATTTGGCATTGATGCAAGTCAAGCAGTTAAGATATTCCTACCAATCTCAGTCATTTCAGTAATCTCCCGATTCCTCGGAAGTTATCTCAGTGACCGGATAGCGATCAAATATATCTACATTGTCTACGGACTTTCCCTGATCATAGCTTCAGTTGCCATGATGATACTCCACACCGCTGCCGGTACTGTCCTTGTTATTATCGGCTATGGAATCGGAACCGGGTTGTTTGGAATGCTCAACATTGTCACCTGGCCCAAGATCTATGGAAGAAAACACCTGGGAGCAGTGAGTGGCTTCGCTATGTCGATTATCGTGGCAGGAAGCGCAATTGGTCCTTGGGCATTCAGCATGGTGTATCGTTTCACCCACTCCTACCAGGGAACTGGGATAATCGGTCTTGTCGTCTCTTCCTTCATCATGCTTGCAATTATCTTCATCCCCTTCTCAACTGAGAAGAATAAGAAAAGGAGCAACCCCTGAAACAAAAAGATGTTGAGCGAATGAAAGAGCTTATTACTACCTTGCTCGCCCAGTTGAATCACCATGCAGAATTTCTTGATCAAGAGACCCAGGCCATCGCTCCATCGTGTAGCCTTGGCAGGGTAACCAGAATGGAAGCCATCGGTGAACAAGCGATCAGTGCACATGCCCAGTCCCTAAACCAGAAGAGAATCATTGGGCTTGAAAATGCTCTGCAAAGAATAGAAAAGGGAACTTACGGTACCTGTATTCGATGCCAAGCAGAAATCCCTCTCGGGAGACTGGAATTGGTACCTGAAGCACTGCTCTGTGTACAGTGTGCCGAGAAGAAACGGCGTTAGATCAGGGAAATACGCAGGTTTTCTCTTTGTTCTCTTTCCACCCTATAGGAACAAAGCTGTAGGTTGTTCTCAATTGCAATATTAGCACATGCCTCGTATCCTTCCTTGATCAAGGATGGCTTATGGGCATCGCTATGGGTCACCACCTGGAGCGGATACTCGCTTGCAATCTCCCAGAACGGGGAAAGTGGATAGGGGTGGCGCCAACCCTCATCAAGCTGAACCTTGCGCTTTCTCATCCCGTTTGCGTTGATCTCCAAGGCTACATTGTTGGCTACAGCACACTCAATAATTGCCCTGCTGCACGCCTCCGCCTCAGTATCCCACTGGTGGTAGTAGTACCCAAACAAGTCAGGATGAGCACCAAAGAGGAACAAGCCTGAAGAGAGCATGTCGCAGTACATATCGGTATAGGTAGCAAGATCCTTCTTGGACAGCTGATGCCAAAACACTGAGTGCTCATGGTTCAGGTCTGTAGAAAGATCATGGATGGCGCCGATGAGGTAGTCAACTCTCTCAGCCACCTCCCTATAGTACCCTTGATACTCAGGAAGATAGTCACACTCATAACCAGTGATCACAGCAAGCCCTTCGGGAGCAGTCTCTTTCGCCATCTGGCAGTCATGTTCATATGCTTCAATCTGAGAGTAGTCCATTCGGCTACGATGCCACCTGCCATCAGGCACCGGGCAGTGCTCACTCATGCCGAGCAAGGCGAGCCCATGCTCACTTGCCGCTTGGACATATTCTTCAATGGTACCACTGCCGTGGCCACAATAAAAACTATGGGTATGGAGGTTTACCACCTCTTGGTTGTATTCTTGGTTTTGCATCATTCTTGGTCTGTAAGTATCAGAAATATATGAGGTTTGTGCAACACCCATGAAAGTTTATAAATTTCTTGTTTTACGATGCCAAGTGATTGACTCAACCGGAGAAATACCTAATTATGGGGCTGAATTTTAAAGGAGGCTGCCATGCAAGCAAGCATCATCTCTTATCAGTCTCTTAGCCTCTCCACTCCAGCCTAGAATCTCCTATAGGCCTATCATGTAGGCGTAGTTTGCCACCGATCCAGGGAATGGCGTATGCTGACCTGGACGGGTAGTTATCTTTTCTTTCAGGAGGTTTCGCCATGAGCAGACCTACCACCAAGCATGTTATCATCATTTTGCTGACCATCTTCAGCATGATCGCCCTTCTCGGTTGCCAGAAGTCCGAGACGAATGATTCAAAGAGCAGCAGCAAAAAGCTCTATGTATACAACTGGTCCTACTATACTCCCGACTCAGTCATCGCCTCGTTTGAAGAGGAATTCGGAGTAGATGTAATTCTCGATTACTTTGCATCCAATGAAGAGATGTTCACCAAGCTTATGGCTTCCTCAGGTGCTGGCTATGATGTCATATTCCCCAGTGGGGATTATGTCTCCATCATGAAGAATCTCGATATGCTGGAAAAAATTGACACCACCAAGATGGACAACCTGCAATACATCTCCCCGCTCGCCTTGGAAAAGGCTACCTATGACCCTGAAATGGAATACTCGGTTCCCTACTACCTTGGTGCCAGTGGAATTGCCGTCAACAAGGAGATGGTCAGCGATTATGAGAAGAGCTGGAACATCTTTGCTGATGAACGCTACAAGGACCGTATGGTGATGATGGATGATATGCGTGAGGTCATTGGTGATGCACTTGCCTACCTGGGCTATTCAGTCAACACCACAAACCCAGCCGAGCTCGAAGAAGCACGGATCCTGATCAACACCGAGTGGAAACCAAATCTGGTCAAATTCGATGCAGAAGGGTTTGCCAAGGGCTTCGCCAGCGGTGAGTACTGGATCGCACATGGCTACGCAGAGGCAATCTTTGAGGAGCTCCAGGAATCCCAGTGGGACAATGTAGACTTCTTCCTCCCTTCCGACGGAGGACCGATGTATATTGACTCGATGTGTATCCCCAAAGGAGCCAGGAACTATGACCTTGCCCTTGAGTTCATCAACTATATCCACAAGCCGGAGAACTACGCACAGTTCCTCGACCGGTTCCACTTCCCTTCCTCGGTGAACATGGAAGCCGAGCAGTACCGCACAACCACCCCGTTCTATACCGTTGATATGCTCACCTCCTATGAGTTGAAGGATGACCTGGGAGCAAGCTTGGAAATGTACAACAAGGCGTGGGAGAGCATCCGTTATGTTGATTGACCTACTCTCTCCTTAGAGGGTACAGTCATGGGTAAGCGGAGGTCTCTATGCAAAGCTTTACCCATGACACCTATATTTCACCTTTTTCTTGGCGCTATGCAAGCGAGGAAATGCGAACCGTATTCAGTGAGGAGCATAAGAGAAAGCTCCTGAGAAAGGTTTGGGTTGCCCTTGCAAGCGCCCAGGCAGAAGCTGGTCTCGTAAAAGCGGAACAGCTCTCTGAATTGATCGCACACCAAGAAGACATAGATATCGAGAGAGCCAGCGAGATTGAGGCTGAGATCCACCATGACCTTATGGCAGAGATCAAGACCTTCGCAGAACAATGCCCCAATGCTGGCTCTATCATTCACCTTGGGGCAACCAGCATGGACATCCTGGACAACATGGATGCGATGCGCCTGAAGCAAGCCCTCACCCTGATCATCGAAAAAACCAAGACGCTTCTCTCCCTCTTCGTAGAGAAGATGGAGAGTTATGCAGATACCCCTTGCATGGCCTTTACCCATATCCAACCCGCAGAACCCACCACGGTAGGATATCGTCTTGCACAGACTGCCCAGGACCTCAAAGAGGACCTTGAAGGTCTCCTGGCCGTACAGGCATCGGTTCGTGGCAAGGGAATGAAGGGAGCTGTAGGTACCAGTGCAAGTTATACGGAGTTGCTCAAAGACCGTTCGTTGTCTGCCATGGAAATGGAACAACGGGTCATGGAAAACCTTGGACTGGAAGCGTTCACCGCTGCCACCCAGGTCTATCCCCGCAAGCAGGATTATCGAGTAGGGACAGCACTCAGTTCGCTTGCCTGCACACTCTACAAGTTCTTTATTGACTTCCGTCTGCTCCAGAGTCCACCCATTGGGGAATGGAGTGAACCCTTCGGTGCAAAGCAGGTAGGCTCTTCAGCCATGCCGTTCAAACGAAATCCGATAAACAGCGAAAAGATCGACAGCCTTTGCAGGTATATCTCCGTGCAGAGCGAAGTGCTCTGGCAGAACGCTGCATCCACCCTTCTTGAGCGCACACTCGATGACAGTGCAAACCGTCGCCTGGTGCTTCCCGATATGTTCCTTGCCCTGGATGAAGTGCTCCTCACGGCCAATAAGGTGGTCCGGGGAATGCAGATCCACCAAAGTGGCATTGCGCGTAATCTTGAGGCGTACGGTATCTTTGCTGCAAGTGAACGCCTTTTGATGGAACTGGGAAGAAAAGGTGCCAACCGTCAGGAGATGCATGAACTTATCAGGGAGTACAGCCTGAAAGCTTGGGCAGAGGTACAAGAGGGTAAGCCAAATACCTTGAAGGATATGCTCACCCAGGATGAGACAGTCCTCTCATTTCTATCCAAGGAAGCAGCTCTTGAGACACTTGATGCTACTCAATATATCGGGGACAGTGCCCTTCGTACCCGCCTGGTAGCCCAGGAGATTGCTTCCCTGATCAACCGATAACGATCAGGCCGGTAAAAATCAGGTAATAGATTGCCATACGTGGGAAGCGGATAAGGCTGGCAAGCAAGAAGTGATGAACCTTCAGTTCCAGTATCCCTGCCACGGTACAGATGGTAGAGAAAGGAAGCGGGGTCAATCCACTGATGACAATGGCCCAGATTCCATACTTGGTGATGATCTGCTCGGTATGGGTTCCTGACTGTCTAAGTACCCATTTCCTGAAGATGGGAATAAGGCCGACAAGTCTCCCAAAGAGGTAGGCAAAGAACGCTCCTGCTACCGAGCTCGCACCCATTACCAGGATAGCCAGTGCTGGATGCCACTCCATCACAAATGGCCACATCAAATCCACTGAGAGAGGTAGTACAAAGAGGTCTACGATGAATACGTAGATTGCAACGCCGTGAACCCCGAAGTTCTCAATGAACTGCTGTACCACCACGTTCTGGTCCCAGCCTGAAAGCCTGTAGTACCTGAGGCCGATGAAATACATCCCAAAGATGAAAAGCATCAGGAGAAAGGTACGTAGGAGCAGCTTTCGTACATCCAGCGACCCATCCTCCTTGAGATAGGTTTCTTTCTTGAACAGTGATCTCAACCACATGGGCATCTTCATACCAGTAGATCCTTGAATGTCTTGAGCAGGATGAGCCCCTCGCCTGTTCCCACTCCTTGGTAGAGAGGAGGCTTTCCACCTCCCTTTCCTGCAATGGTTGAGAGCAGGTTCTGCCGTTGCTTGGAGAAATTCAACAAGAATTCCGCTTCCCCAACCAAGGCAATGAGCCAGAGGACCTGCTCACCATTTTGTTGTACGGCGCAGAGAGCCAAGTTTTCAAATGCTGTGGCGGCCTTGCCGATGTCCTTGAGAGAGAGTCCCTCCTCTACTTCCCAAAGCACAACTGGCGTTCCTTTTTCCTCAGGAGCTCCTGCAATGCGTTTCTCCAGCTCCAGAAGAGCCAGCCGTTCATTGCACTTCTTCAGTGCACTCTTATCAGAAGATGCCTGGGTGACAGCCTTGCTCGCTGTCTCAACCAATTCTTCCACCGGGGATGAGAAGAGAGCACCCAGCTGTTCTACGATACGCCCCTTCTTTCTAATCTCTTCCCGGGCGATTGTTCCAATGGTGAAGATGAGTCTGACATGTCCCCTGATCATCTCCTGTCCCTCATAATGGAAGAGATCTATCTCCTTGGTGTTTGCAACGTGAAGCCCTCCGCAGGCAACAGTGTCGATATCATCAACGACCACCAGTCTTACCCCGTCCCCTTCTACTTTGATCGATCTTCTCAGGTCCAAGGCCTGTGCGCTTTGCTGGGTATGTACTTCATAGGAGACAGGCTTTGCCTCCCGTACACTCTGGTTCACCAGATCCTCCAATGCATAGCAGATAGTGAGTGGGATATCCTCCCTATCGGTCTCTATGGTAAGGATTCTCTCTCCCTGATGCACACTAACTGTCGCTATGGAGAAGTGGTGGAACAGCAATCCACTGGCTACATGCTGGGCTGTGTGCATCTGCATATAGTGGTAACGGTGTTCCCAGTCAAGGACGATGTCCACTGTGTCCCCAACGGAGAAGTCTGGGTCTGCCACCTGATGGTAGATGGTATGATCATCATCCTTGATGGTATCAAGGAGGGGCTTTCCTGCAATAGTGCCCCTGTCTCCCGCCTGGCCTCCCCCCTCTGGGTAGCAGAGGGTCTTGTCCAGGACGACTCCCTTTTCTGTAATGGAGGTGACAACGGCCTGAAGTGTCCGCTGATAGGGTTCTTCATAATAGATAGGCTTTGAATGCATGTTCAGTCCTTTGATTTCAATGGAGTATTTGCTCGTCGTCCACCGGCAAAGCAGTATTTGCCACAGGAAGGTGGAAATTGTATTTGATCGCAACGATGCGAATCAGGAAGACTACACTACTCGCTATGATAAATTTGCTCAAGAGTCCGAGTCCCGTCATCTCGAGTGCCAAGTAGAGGATACCTCCGATAAGGCTTGCTGTCGCGTAAAAGTCACTGGTAAGTACGGTTGGAATTGAGCGGCTCATGACATCACGAACAACCCCTCCTCCGACTGCAGAAAAGACACCACAAAGCAACTGACCTACCGGCCCAATGCCAAACATTGCCCCTTTCGCAACGCCAAGGGCAGTGAAGACACCCAGGCCAAGGGAATCGGCAAAGAGAATGACTCTCCAACGCCCGACAAACTTGGGAGCAAGGAAGAATACCGCAAGACCAGTACCGACACAAATGAGTATATAGGCACTGTTGGAAAAGGCCGCCACTGGGGTTGCCCCGATCGCTGCATCCCTGAGCATGCCTCCCCCACAACCGACTGTACAGGCAAATACGACAACTCCCAGGATGTCCAACTTGAGACGTACTCCTTTTACTGCACCAGTGATAGCAAAGATAAAGGTTCCCAGTAGGTCAAAGATATAGATGATGTTTTGCTCCAGTTCCATGGGTTGAGGGTACCACCAAACCATGACTTGTCCAAGATGGAGAACTGTACTATCTTTACTAAGGTCTAGAGGAGAAAGTTATGGCAATTATCAAATCTGCATGGGAACTGGCCCTGGAGAAGACAGAAAACTTACAGGCCGACCCCAAGAAAATCAAGAAAGAACAGCTCGTCAAGGAGGGCAGACAACTTGCAGCAACCTTCCTCATGGATATAGATGCCACCAAGGAAGGAACTGTAAAGCAGTATGCTTCCTATGCTGGTGAAGAGAAAGACTCAGTCAAGGAAGGAATGGTTATCACATTCTTGTCCAACCTCTCCCTGCCACGCAGTGCTGCCTACAAGGAATCCTTTTCCAAGGTCCTGGAACTAGGAGAAATCCTGGGTGATGGAAATGAGGAACTAAAAGAGATGCTTGGACAGTTGGAGGGCTTCTTCAGTCAATATCTGGAGAATCAGGAAGACCTGATAGAAAGGATGAAGCAGCAGTTTGCTCCCCATCTCCAGCAAAAACAGGCTCAGTTGCAACAACAGTACGGTCCAAATTTCACACTCCGTCCAGAGCAGGATCCTGAGTTCATGAAGCTTCTTGAGAAGCAGCTTGGTCAGCTGGATGAGCAGTACACCAATATCCTGAATCAGGTAAAGGACCAGATCAAACAGATTCTGGGTGTCGCGTAAACCGAAGAGATAGTCTGATAGAAGAAGCCTTCCGCTAGTCGGGAGGCTTTTTATAGCTGTCGGTATACATGATTCTCTGACTTTTCTAAAAACAACAAAGTACAACAATTTTATATCTTGACACATACCCATTCTGTGATAATCTACCATCAAGTGGTTCTATTAAAGAACCAATATATTTGATAAATTTGAGATTTATTCAATATTTACGGCAAAAGTGGTTCTTTTCTTGGACATTAAAACAAGTGAGCATTTCCCATGGTCATGGGAAAAAAATAAGGAGAATTGTATGAAAAAAATGGTACGGTTAGCTATGCTGGTTGCCATGTTGGCAATCATGGGTGGACTGTTCGCAGCAGGGTCTGCTGAGAAGGAACAAGCCACAGAGCTCCGGTTTATCGATGTATCTCCCAGCCCTACCCGGCAGGAGTATTTCACCAACACCTTCGACAAATTCAAAGAGGAAACGGGAATTTCCGTCATCTATGAGAGTGTTCCCTGGGACGATGCAGCGAACAAGCTGACCGTACTTGGTGCGTCCAATCAGCTTCCTGATGTAATGACCACCTGGGCAGGCTGGCTTGGTCAGTTTACTGAGGCTGGTTGGGTTGTTCCCCTCTCCGACTATATTGGCGATACAAGTGATGAGTATGCGAAAACAGTAACCGAACTGGTTTGGAAAGCAGAGCAGGAACTGTATGGCAACATCTATACCATTCCTGATGGTATGATGGTTAAGGGTGTATTTGTTCGAAAGGATTGGGCAGAGGATGCCGGCCTTGACCTGGACATGGAGAAAGGCTGGACGTACAGCGAATATTTCGATGCCGTATATGCCCTTACAGACCCTTCAAAGAATCATTACGGTACTTCATTCCGTGGCTCCCGCGGTGCATTCGACCCCTTGTTTGTCTATCTGGAAAGTCTTAATGGTGGATCAGCATATGCAGCCGATGGATCTTCATTGATGAAAGACCAAGAGGCTATCGATGCATACAAAAAGTGGATGGACCTGTATCTTGATGGTACAGCACCGAAAGATGCAATCAACTGGGGCTTTGTAGAGATGGTTGACAACTTCTGCGGTGGTCTTACCGGTACGTTGATCAACGATAGTGAAGTTGCCGCTACCTGTCTTGAAAGAATGGAAGATGATGAATGGATGGTTATGCCCATGCCTAAGAGTGATAAGGATGGAAAGATCTACAATACCGTCAATTCACCATATGCATACTCTATCAGTTCATCCTCGAAGAATAAGGATGCTGCTTGGCAGCTTATCCAGTTCCTCACCAGACCAGACAACAATATTGAGTATTGTAAGCTTACCGGCCTGATCCCCATCAAGACAGCCATCGGCGACGATCCTCTCTATGGTCCAAATGGTCCCTATGCAGCCTTTGTACAGCAGCTGAATGACCCTGACATGGTTGTCCCTGTTGCATTTGGCCCCTTCAACTATACCGACATGCACCAAGGCATGATGCATGAAGAGATGCAGAAGTATATGTTGGGCAAGCAAGATGCAAGGACTTCCCTGTTCAATGTCGTCACTGAACTCGAAAAGAGAATGAAAGCATATCTGGCTGAGAATCCGGGTTCTTCCGTGGAACAGCCAAAGGGATTGCAGTAAAAAAGTAGTATAGTGGTACTGCAGGATTCCTGCAGTACCATTCAATAATTAGAGGGAAATGGATATGGGTATACTTGTTCTGTATTTGGTTGTTGTCGCAATTTTCTGTGCTTTGGGAATTGCGCTGATAAGGAAACATGCAAAAAGACATGCAATGGCTTGGGAAAGCCTTGCCATGAAGAGAAGAACTGAACCCTACCTGTTTCTCCTCCCTACGTTGATTCCGTTGATCCTTATGTTTGGATATCCCTTGATAAATAGCTTTATCATGGCTTTCCAGAACTATAAGCTCTCTTCACCAGGGAAAATCCACTTCAATGGATTGGAAAACTTTCAGAAACTATTCTCAGAAACTGATATTTGGCTGATCATCAAGAACTCTTTCATCTATGTAATCATTTCCGTAGCAGGTCAGTTCTTGCTCGGATTAACCTTGGCTATGGCTTTGAACAAGCAGTTCAGGTTCCGTGGATTATACCAAGCGATCATCTTCCTTCCCTGGTCCTTCTCTGCATTTGTGATTGGGCTCATGCACCGTTGGTCATTTAATGGTGAATACGGCGTAGTGAATGATCTTTTACTGAAGTTGAACATAATTTCCGAAAAGATCGCTTGGTTGGGTACACCTGGATTTTCGTTGGCAGTAGTCATCATAGCAATGATCTGGATGGGTATCCCGTTCTTTGCCATCATGATTCTTGCCGCCCTACAGTCTATTCCAGCCAATATTTATGAAGCATCACATATTGATGGATGCGGTCCATTGAGACGTTTCTTCATGATCACGATTCCTTATATCAAACCGACGGTAATCATTACCATCCTGCTCCGAACCATCTGGATCTTCAACTCATTCGATTTAATCGTAGTCATCACAAACGGAGGACCTGCAAACTACTCACAGACACTTCCTTCCTACATGTACACAAAGGCCTTCTCCAGCTATGACTTTGGATTGGCTTCAGCCTTGGGCGTGGTACTCATGGTCTTCTTGGCTTTGTACGTACTGATATTCTTGAGGTCTACCAATTACAATAAAGCGGGGAGTTTCTAATGAAGAACTATAGAATTGCAAAACAAATCGGTAATCTTGGAAGAGCGCTCATCCTGCTTTTTTTCCTGCTTCTGGTACTGATGCCGATCTATTGGATGGCGATCACCTCCTTCAAGACGAATTCTGAGATTATTGACACACAGACGGTCACTTACTATCCACATGAAACAACTACTGACAATTATGTACAGTTATTTGAGTTATACGACTACAAGAGTATGCTGGTTAATAGTCTGATCGTGTCAGTCTCCACTGGCCTGTGTATTACCATGCTCTCCATACTCGGTGGGTACGGACTTGCCAGATACTCCTTCGGCGGAAAGACAACCATGCTGCTCTTCTTTCTCGTCACGCAGATGATTCCACTGATACTTGTAATCATTCCGTTGTATGTAATCTTTGCAAAGATGGGCATCATCAACACACGACTGAGCCTATTCCTGTTCTACCTCATCGCAAACCTCCCTTTCTGTGTCATCACCATGAGGAGTTTCTTTGAGCGGATCCCCTATACATTGGAAGAAGCAGCGTATGTGGATGGATGTTCAAAGATGATGACGTTGGTACGGATCATTCTTCCGGTCATGTTCCCTGGCATTGTTGCTGTCTTTGTGTTTGCATTCATTGGAGCCTGGAATGAGCTGATTGCCGGCACCATCTTCATCAACACGAGCAATCTCTGGACGATCCCGGTCGGTTTGAAGTCCTTGATCGGAAAATATGATGTAAAATGGGGAGTGCTTATGGCCGGCGGCATGTGTGCACTGCTTCCAACTGCAATCATGTTCGCGTTCATGCAGAAATTCGTAGTGGAAGGGTTGACCGCAGGAGCAGTAAAAGAATGAGTACGATGCCTATTACCCAATCATTCAAGCCAATTGCAAAGGATTCGTTATACGAAAAAGTAACGGATGCTATCATCAGCTACATCTACCGTAATGGATTGAAGATCGGTGACAAACTACCAGGAGAACGTCAATTAGCCCAAGAGCTTGAGGTAGGGAGGAACTCCGTACGCCAGGGACTCTGCCAACTTGAAGAGAACGGCATCATCACCAGAATGGTGGGAAAGGGTGCGTTTGTTAAGCGAGAGGTTACTGCAGACTCCGTAGAACTCAAACTCATGCGTGTCGATTATCAAGACCTGTTGGAAATCAAGATCAACATCGAAGAACTAGCAATCAAAAGGGCTGTGGAGCATGCAACAGATGAGCAAATTGCTCGCTTAAGGGAAATCGGGGAGGAACTGAACACCCTGGCAAAGGCCGGGACCTTCTCTCATACGTTGGACAAGAAGTTCCACACCGCTCTTCTGGAATGTGCAGGAAGTCCCACACTCACACAGATGGTCCTCTCCTTGGTAGACTCCCTGGATAGTTACACAAAGGTCCTGGGGAATGTCTCTGATATTTGGGTCAAGACCATCCCGTTCCATCTCGATATCGTATCAGCCTTGGAACAAAGACAAGTTTCCTATGCAATAGCTGCGCACCAATACATCTATCACTATGATATGGAAGTTCTAAACGGTCTCGCAGAAAAAACAGAACCAAAAGCAAACTAATGAGGGGGATCACTCGTATGGGAACACCAGAAGCATGGTGGCAAGAAGCTAAATTCGGCATGTTTATCCATTATGGATTGTATTCGATGCTTGCCGGTGAATATAACGGGAACCGAACAGACAATATTGCAGAATGGATTATGCACGATCTCGATATTCCCAGAGAGGAGTATCGTAAACTCGCTCAGTCCTTTACTGCAGATGAATTCAATCTTGAAGAGATTGTCCTTCTTGCGAAAAGGGCGGGAATGAAATATGTGGTACTTACCAGCAAACACCATGAAGGATTTGCTCTATACGATTCCGCAGTAAGCGACTATACGAGCATGAGAGCCGCCCCTTGCAAGAGAGATTTTGTAAGGGAGTTGAAAGATGCATGTCAAAAACATGGTCTGCGATTTGGGTTGTACTATTCCCAAGCACAGGATTGGGACGATCCTGATGCCTGTAGAGACGGATTTGGACCGGAGGGAAAGGATTTTGACCAATACCTACAAAACAAATGCCTACCCCAGATAACTGAACTCCTGACAAACTATGGCCAGATTGATCTTCTGTGGCTCGATACGCCCATGTATATGACCAAGGAACAGTCAGAAACTATCAGGAGCCTAGTAAAACGGTTGCAACCCCACTGCATGATCAGTGGAAGGATCGGCAACGGCCTTGGTGATTACATGACCACCGGAGACAACTTTCTCCCTGCCCTTCCCTATCCTGGTGCCTTTGAGGTTCCTGCCACCATCAACAATACCTGGGGATACAATGCATTCGATACCCGTTGGAAGAGTACAAAGCAGATTGTGAAGTCACTGGTCAAGATTGTCAGTCGTGGTGGCAATTATCTTCTGAACATCGGCCCAATGGGGAGCGGGAAGATTCCAGAGCCCAGTATTGCAGTTTTGGAGGC
The sequence above is drawn from the uncultured Sphaerochaeta sp. genome and encodes:
- a CDS encoding MFS transporter codes for the protein MKQIENTAEGIQQRSYISRLPFYYGWVILIAGAIGVLASIPGQTMGVSVFTDHLITSLNISRVGISSAYMVGTLGSSLIISYAGVLFDRYGARPVAAVAAFFLSLFLLLLVFSSNIASLLASIGIPSSIAAFAVIGFGFFGIRFFGQGVLTLVSRGMVAKWFSTHRGLATGLMGITTSFTFSYAPQPLQHLINQYGWKSSLGILSALLMFLFLPFILTFFRSDPESCGLEMERGLPKPKKNRSARSEDAHIELDLKDARRHAAYWVILLSLGYWSLFNTAFTFHIVSIYGEFGIDASQAVKIFLPISVISVISRFLGSYLSDRIAIKYIYIVYGLSLIIASVAMMILHTAAGTVLVIIGYGIGTGLFGMLNIVTWPKIYGRKHLGAVSGFAMSIIVAGSAIGPWAFSMVYRFTHSYQGTGIIGLVVSSFIMLAIIFIPFSTEKNKKRSNP
- a CDS encoding TraR/DksA C4-type zinc finger protein, which codes for MKELITTLLAQLNHHAEFLDQETQAIAPSCSLGRVTRMEAIGEQAISAHAQSLNQKRIIGLENALQRIEKGTYGTCIRCQAEIPLGRLELVPEALLCVQCAEKKRR
- a CDS encoding histidinol-phosphatase yields the protein MMQNQEYNQEVVNLHTHSFYCGHGSGTIEEYVQAASEHGLALLGMSEHCPVPDGRWHRSRMDYSQIEAYEHDCQMAKETAPEGLAVITGYECDYLPEYQGYYREVAERVDYLIGAIHDLSTDLNHEHSVFWHQLSKKDLATYTDMYCDMLSSGLFLFGAHPDLFGYYYHQWDTEAEACSRAIIECAVANNVALEINANGMRKRKVQLDEGWRHPYPLSPFWEIASEYPLQVVTHSDAHKPSLIKEGYEACANIAIENNLQLCSYRVEREQRENLRISLI
- a CDS encoding extracellular solute-binding protein, producing the protein MSRPTTKHVIIILLTIFSMIALLGCQKSETNDSKSSSKKLYVYNWSYYTPDSVIASFEEEFGVDVILDYFASNEEMFTKLMASSGAGYDVIFPSGDYVSIMKNLDMLEKIDTTKMDNLQYISPLALEKATYDPEMEYSVPYYLGASGIAVNKEMVSDYEKSWNIFADERYKDRMVMMDDMREVIGDALAYLGYSVNTTNPAELEEARILINTEWKPNLVKFDAEGFAKGFASGEYWIAHGYAEAIFEELQESQWDNVDFFLPSDGGPMYIDSMCIPKGARNYDLALEFINYIHKPENYAQFLDRFHFPSSVNMEAEQYRTTTPFYTVDMLTSYELKDDLGASLEMYNKAWESIRYVD
- the purB gene encoding adenylosuccinate lyase → MQSFTHDTYISPFSWRYASEEMRTVFSEEHKRKLLRKVWVALASAQAEAGLVKAEQLSELIAHQEDIDIERASEIEAEIHHDLMAEIKTFAEQCPNAGSIIHLGATSMDILDNMDAMRLKQALTLIIEKTKTLLSLFVEKMESYADTPCMAFTHIQPAEPTTVGYRLAQTAQDLKEDLEGLLAVQASVRGKGMKGAVGTSASYTELLKDRSLSAMEMEQRVMENLGLEAFTAATQVYPRKQDYRVGTALSSLACTLYKFFIDFRLLQSPPIGEWSEPFGAKQVGSSAMPFKRNPINSEKIDSLCRYISVQSEVLWQNAASTLLERTLDDSANRRLVLPDMFLALDEVLLTANKVVRGMQIHQSGIARNLEAYGIFAASERLLMELGRKGANRQEMHELIREYSLKAWAEVQEGKPNTLKDMLTQDETVLSFLSKEAALETLDATQYIGDSALRTRLVAQEIASLINR
- a CDS encoding VTT domain-containing protein, with amino-acid sequence MKMPMWLRSLFKKETYLKEDGSLDVRKLLLRTFLLMLFIFGMYFIGLRYYRLSGWDQNVVVQQFIENFGVHGVAIYVFIVDLFVLPLSVDLMWPFVMEWHPALAILVMGASSVAGAFFAYLFGRLVGLIPIFRKWVLRQSGTHTEQIITKYGIWAIVISGLTPLPFSTICTVAGILELKVHHFLLASLIRFPRMAIYYLIFTGLIVIG
- a CDS encoding alanyl-tRNA editing protein, which gives rise to MHSKPIYYEEPYQRTLQAVVTSITEKGVVLDKTLCYPEGGGQAGDRGTIAGKPLLDTIKDDDHTIYHQVADPDFSVGDTVDIVLDWEHRYHYMQMHTAQHVASGLLFHHFSIATVSVHQGERILTIETDREDIPLTICYALEDLVNQSVREAKPVSYEVHTQQSAQALDLRRSIKVEGDGVRLVVVDDIDTVACGGLHVANTKEIDLFHYEGQEMIRGHVRLIFTIGTIAREEIRKKGRIVEQLGALFSSPVEELVETASKAVTQASSDKSALKKCNERLALLELEKRIAGAPEEKGTPVVLWEVEEGLSLKDIGKAATAFENLALCAVQQNGEQVLWLIALVGEAEFLLNFSKQRQNLLSTIAGKGGGKPPLYQGVGTGEGLILLKTFKDLLV